The genomic window GATTCTAAAGTAAAAAATAGGTTTGTTATTCTCTTCCGTTGGGGATACTGGAAATAATTTTAGTATTGAAAGATAGCTGATTTTTGGTAATATTAACTCTCTCCATATTTTCCATATTTTATCATCAGACCTCATGTAACCTCTATTTTGTTTTTGTGAGATATTATCTGAGGCATCATAAATTGAAAAATAAATGTATTCAGTATCTAAATTTTGAACTTCATTATATCTTTCATCATAAAATGCACTTATGTCATTATGATAAATTTGCTCTTGTGAATAATATTCAGCTTTAGCATCATCTAAATACTTTAATAAATTTGATTTACTAAAGAAACAAGTATTATTTTGAATAACAGCACCTCTTTCGATCGCTGATTCTATTGTTTTCCGTTTTTTTTTAGAATCAAAGTGTTCTAATCCCCAATTCGAATATTCAAAAAAGTTTGATAATTTTTGTCCAAGTTCGCCTTTGTATGTTCCGACATGTTTTTTAGACTCGCCATTTCCGTCAAACTGAGCAAGTTTGTTTGATCTATGTATAAAGCTATCTTCTGCGCGAAAATCCTGAATAGAATCAATTATAAAATATTCAATATCATTAATCCGCATTTTTTGATAATCTTCCATATTAAGTATATTATTCAGTATTTTTAGTTTTTATTGATTTTTTTCTCTGTATTCGAGTATTTTTATAACTCTTTTCGGAATCCGGCTTATACCTTCAAAATCTCTTTTATAAGTAAAAGCCTCTACCAAATGGTAACCATGATATTGATTTTGCGGATTATCATTTTCATATTCGTACCAAATAAATTCTTGTTTAACTGTATCGTAATTTATTACATCTTCAGGATTACTATGACTTCGTTTATCTCCAACAGCTTTTTTTAGAAAAGATTCAGCATTCTCTCTACCTCCAACTCCTCCTAGAATTGGTGATTTGGGTTTGCCCGTCCGTTTATCTTTACCATGATTGCCGGAATTTTCAATATGTCTAGTATCCGTATGGTTAAAGTTTCGTTCAAGTCTATTATTTTGTAACCAGTCGTCTAATTCTTTAAAATCAGTGACGTATGGTATGTTGTAGTTCGTAACATTTTGATTACAATTTTCTATAATCATTATTGGATTCTGTGAAAAAAAATAATTAAATAAGTTTAAAATGATTTGTAAATCTGCTTCTAGTAGTGTTTTATGTTGTTTAATTAGATAGGGGAAAAAATTAGGGACATTATCATCCAAACTGTCACTTATTGAATTATATACTTTTATTTTGCAATTTGTTGTATTATTTTCATCAACTGATAAAATTTTATTTTCAATAAAGAGATAATTTATGTACGTTTCTAAATCATAAGTTCCAATATTAATTTTAGATAATTCCTGATAGGTATTTATATTTTCAAAAAAAACATCCTTGTTAGATGTACTGTAATACAAAACAGAACCGAATTCGCAATCTGCTAAATCAATGACCATATGAAAATTTTCAATAATCTTTTGACTTTGTTCACGAGAATCAAAATGGTCATCTAAGTTCTCAGGAAAATGTATATAAGCATGTATAGTTTGTGCCGGCATAACTAGAATTTTTGACTTAAATTAATTCACGAAGATCTTTACCAATTTGGTCAAAAAAACCAATAACTCTATTTTCTGTCCTCCCACCATCTAAAACATTAATTGGTATTGCATTGGTTTTATGCTCAATTTCATCTCTTTCAAAATAGTAAATTTTTAGGTTTTCTTTATTTATCCCTTTTTCTCCCTTTGATGTTTCAAATTTTTTACTTTGAACAAGTATGCCGTTTATTATATGATCGGAATGAGTTTCAACAATTATTTGTATTCCTGCCTGTGCAGCTATACAGATCAGTTCCGATAATTTAGAAATTCCATATGGGTGAATATGAGCTTCAGGGTTTTCAATTAATAATAATGAATCTTTTTCAGCAGATAGTATAGCTACTATTATTGGTAAAACGTATGATAGTCCAAAACCAACATTTTTTTTAGAGAGTTCATCAACAGAACCGAACATTTCTTCTGATTGCACTGTGTCAAAAGAGTACTTAATATCATAACTGTCTCCAAATGGTATAGCAACTACATTAATATTATTACTAATTTCTCGTTCCCATGCCGACACCTGACTTAGTAAAAAGTCATCCTTTTCCAACGGATGTCTTAGACTTTCAATTACTTTTAATTTTTTACCATACTCAAATAAAAATTGAGCAACAAGTTCCCCTTTACCTTCATTTACTGAAATTTGTTTTTGAAACTCTACTGCATAATCATCGGTAATGTATTCAATACCTCTAAGTGCACTTAAATATTGAAAGTTATTATTAAACAAGGAAATATTCTCATATCCATCGCTG from Flavobacterium fluviale includes these protein-coding regions:
- a CDS encoding HNH endonuclease; the protein is MEDYQKMRINDIEYFIIDSIQDFRAEDSFIHRSNKLAQFDGNGESKKHVGTYKGELGQKLSNFFEYSNWGLEHFDSKKKRKTIESAIERGAVIQNNTCFFSKSNLLKYLDDAKAEYYSQEQIYHNDISAFYDERYNEVQNLDTEYIYFSIYDASDNISQKQNRGYMRSDDKIWKIWRELILPKISYLSILKLFPVSPTEENNKPIFYFRILLDYQFRTFVHPSSLLLIEEDLPVVEEIEEIKKSYRIGQERYRRAVIEYMPQCPFSKLTDERILIASHIKPYSVCIREKREDQALDYLNGLSLSPTYDRLFDQGYITFSDSGELICGTQLSAYTWDKLNINPAAKNKMRIFPENREYYLDYHRKHVFLDEITDLI
- a CDS encoding AAA family ATPase; translated protein: MITNLRLLNFKSHKDTVLSLGNLTVLSGQNGVGKSSIIQSMLLLRQTNQKNRLDSILDLNSPLCFIGKSNDAIYRFPNEEFENLIGIVLADEKLEYSWIFEIPRYQNKAYLKRKNDVIDSDGYENISLFNNNFQYLSALRGIEYITDDYAVEFQKQISVNEGKGELVAQFLFEYGKKLKVIESLRHPLEKDDFLLSQVSAWEREISNNINVVAIPFGDSYDIKYSFDTVQSEEMFGSVDELSKKNVGFGLSYVLPIIVAILSAEKDSLLLIENPEAHIHPYGISKLSELICIAAQAGIQIIVETHSDHIINGILVQSKKFETSKGEKGINKENLKIYYFERDEIEHKTNAIPINVLDGGRTENRVIGFFDQIGKDLRELI